A DNA window from Mesorhizobium sp. C432A contains the following coding sequences:
- a CDS encoding bifunctional UDP-sugar hydrolase/5'-nucleotidase: MKKLAAIAALSASTLGLSAAPSFADYTLNILHFNDWHSRIEGNNKYESTCSAEEETKGECIGGAGRLVTAIAQERKKLEGQNVLLLNAGDSFQGSLFYITYKGTAEEEFLNQIKPDAVTLGNHEFDDGESALVPYLDKAKFPIVSANVVPNDKSGAAGKIKPSIVLEVGGQKIGIVGAVTNDTPELASPGPNITIEDDVKSITAEVEKLKAQGVNKIIAVTHIGYRRERDVIAKIPGIDVVVGGHSHSLLSNTDPKGEGPYPTMVDNPDGSKVPVVQAASYSKYLGEFKVVFDDNGNVKEASGDPIFLDKSIIPDPAVLARIKELGAPIEALKNKEVAETTEAIDGSRESCRTKECAMGNLVSDAILDRVKGQGVEIVVSNGGGLRASIDKGTVTMGEVLTVLPFQNTLATFQISGKDLVAGLENGVSQVEDGGGRFPQVAGLKYSFDKSVAPNAGRVKSVEVMQNGAWAPINPDKDYLVATNNYVRQGGDGYKVFAEKAKNAYDYGPGLEQVVADYLAAHRPYTPKLDGRITEVAATVAAAPAAEPAKPAEPAPAPEEPAKPAEAAPAEPAMPALPAGSGDITTTPPTVPAETAPATPAPAEPAKPAEAAPAPAKPADAAPAEASHVIVAGDTYWDLAKKAYGDGAKWKVISEANKGYEPRRLPVGATLTIPAK, translated from the coding sequence ATGAAGAAGCTCGCCGCCATTGCCGCCCTCTCTGCCTCGACACTCGGCCTGTCGGCCGCACCATCCTTTGCCGACTACACGTTGAACATCCTGCATTTCAACGATTGGCACAGCCGCATCGAAGGCAACAACAAATACGAGTCGACCTGCTCGGCCGAGGAAGAGACCAAGGGTGAGTGCATCGGCGGCGCCGGCCGGCTGGTCACCGCGATCGCACAGGAGCGCAAGAAGCTCGAAGGCCAGAACGTGCTGCTGCTCAATGCCGGCGACAGCTTTCAGGGATCGCTGTTCTACATCACCTACAAGGGCACGGCGGAGGAGGAATTCCTCAATCAGATCAAGCCCGACGCGGTGACGCTCGGCAACCACGAATTCGACGATGGCGAGAGCGCGCTGGTGCCTTATCTCGACAAGGCGAAGTTCCCGATCGTCAGCGCCAATGTCGTGCCCAACGACAAGTCCGGCGCCGCAGGCAAGATCAAGCCGTCGATTGTGCTTGAGGTCGGCGGCCAGAAGATCGGCATTGTCGGCGCCGTGACCAACGACACACCGGAACTCGCCTCTCCCGGCCCCAACATTACCATCGAGGACGACGTCAAGTCGATCACCGCCGAGGTCGAGAAGCTGAAGGCGCAAGGCGTCAACAAGATAATTGCCGTCACCCATATCGGCTACAGGCGCGAGCGCGATGTCATCGCCAAGATCCCGGGCATAGATGTGGTGGTCGGCGGCCACAGCCATTCGCTTCTGTCCAACACCGACCCGAAGGGGGAAGGCCCCTATCCGACGATGGTCGACAACCCCGACGGCTCCAAGGTGCCTGTCGTGCAGGCCGCGTCCTATTCGAAATATCTCGGCGAATTCAAGGTCGTGTTCGACGACAACGGCAACGTCAAGGAAGCCAGCGGCGACCCGATCTTCCTCGACAAGTCGATCATCCCCGATCCGGCCGTTCTTGCCCGCATCAAGGAGCTCGGCGCGCCGATCGAGGCGCTGAAGAACAAGGAAGTGGCCGAGACCACCGAGGCCATCGACGGCAGCCGCGAAAGCTGCCGCACCAAGGAATGCGCGATGGGCAATCTCGTCTCCGACGCCATTCTCGACCGCGTCAAGGGACAGGGCGTCGAGATCGTCGTCTCCAATGGCGGCGGCCTGCGTGCTTCGATCGACAAGGGCACCGTCACCATGGGCGAGGTGCTGACCGTGCTGCCTTTCCAGAACACGCTGGCGACCTTCCAGATTTCCGGCAAGGATCTGGTTGCCGGGCTGGAAAACGGCGTCAGCCAGGTCGAGGACGGCGGCGGCCGCTTCCCGCAGGTGGCAGGTCTCAAATACTCCTTCGACAAGTCGGTCGCGCCCAATGCCGGCCGAGTCAAGTCGGTCGAGGTGATGCAGAACGGTGCCTGGGCGCCGATCAATCCGGACAAGGACTATCTGGTCGCCACCAACAATTACGTCCGCCAGGGCGGCGACGGCTACAAGGTCTTCGCCGAGAAGGCCAAGAACGCCTACGATTACGGCCCCGGCCTCGAACAGGTGGTTGCCGACTATCTCGCGGCGCACCGGCCCTATACGCCGAAGCTCGACGGCCGCATCACCGAGGTCGCGGCAACCGTAGCGGCTGCCCCGGCCGCCGAGCCGGCAAAACCAGCCGAACCGGCACCTGCTCCAGAGGAACCGGCAAAACCGGCCGAGGCTGCACCGGCGGAGCCGGCGATGCCCGCATTGCCGGCAGGCTCCGGCGACATCACCACCACGCCGCCGACTGTCCCGGCGGAAACCGCCCCGGCAACGCCGGCTCCGGCCGAACCGGCAAAACCGGCCGAAGCCGCACCTGCTCCGGCAAAGCCGGCTGACGCCGCCCCGGCCGAAGCCAGCCATGTCATCGTCGCCGGCGATACCTATTG